Within Metabacillus sp. KUDC1714, the genomic segment GTGAACAAGTATTTGCAATTGCTCCTGAAAAACAATATCAAACCATTTTAATTAGCACACCAGAGCTACAAAATGAACAAACGTATACGCTCAGCTCAGGTGGTGTTTTAACGGGTGAAAATAGAGACGGAGTGTATAATACTGCAGAATATAAAGCAGGTTCACAATCTGTAGAATATACATTATCTGGTGTGATGACGTACTTAGACGAATCCGGTGTAACAGAAGCACCGGCAAATGGAAGATTTGGCGGTAACGGCGGTGGTCGTAGCGGTATGGAAGAAAGAAATCCATTTAACGCAGATCAAAACACACAGACAGAAGCAGGACAAGATCAATAAAGTGAGACCAAGAATAGTAGCACAAACTGATACAAAGTTTGTGTTACTATTTTTTGAATTATCGAATTACCAATCAAAATGTTTTGAATAGTATGAAAATGGATAGTATAATAGAAAAAAGGTCAAGGAGTGATTCTTCATGGAAAAGAATTTGCTTAATTCACCACAACCCGAGGTAAATGTCATAGACTCTTTATTTGCTGAAATGGTGTTAGACAATGCTTTGCTTAATTTCCGAAAAGAGAA encodes:
- a CDS encoding IDEAL domain-containing protein; protein product: MEKNLLNSPQPEVNVIDSLFAEMVLDNALLNFRKEKIHEKIDQSLRDRNKSEFLRYTEELKNIS